A genomic region of Marinihelvus fidelis contains the following coding sequences:
- a CDS encoding sodium/proline symporter yields the protein MEHANIVIATLVLYFAGLVAIGLWASRRTSDNEDFFLGGRQLGPWVAAISYAASASSAWTLLGLSGAAWVMGPSVIWVAMGSCSGMLVAWFWIGPRLRLHSHERRQLTVTEFLAGNATGRPRAAIVIAASLIILLTFVFYVAAQFQGAGNTFASTFDMRPQTAVLLGAVIIMVYTLLGGFWAVSVTDTVQGLLMAVTAIVLPVAALVAVGGPAGLVQALQQQPPEYLSWTGGARGITALLVIGGALGIGFGTYGQPHLLVRFMALRDARALRQARAITIAWYAIVFTGMCVLGLAGRVLVADATNPETVFFTLTAELFPPVVAAVLLAAVLSAIMSTADSQLLVAASAVAHDLDPSRGKAGRALMRSRLAIVVIVVAAVLVALYLPEKIFSRVLFAWNALGAAFGPVVFLRLAGWPLRPGGVLASMLAGFGFSVAFYLLPNAPGDALERLAPFFIALAIALAARRRG from the coding sequence ATGGAACACGCGAATATTGTCATTGCCACCCTGGTCCTGTACTTCGCAGGCCTGGTGGCGATTGGCCTGTGGGCCAGCCGGCGCACATCCGACAACGAAGACTTCTTCCTGGGCGGCCGCCAGCTGGGCCCCTGGGTGGCCGCCATCAGCTATGCCGCCAGCGCCTCCTCGGCCTGGACGCTGCTGGGCCTAAGCGGTGCCGCCTGGGTTATGGGGCCCAGCGTGATCTGGGTCGCCATGGGGTCTTGCTCGGGCATGCTGGTGGCGTGGTTCTGGATTGGTCCTCGCCTGCGCCTGCACAGCCATGAGCGCCGGCAACTGACGGTCACCGAGTTCCTGGCCGGCAACGCAACCGGCCGGCCACGCGCGGCCATTGTCATCGCCGCGTCGCTGATCATCCTGCTGACCTTCGTGTTCTATGTCGCCGCCCAGTTCCAGGGTGCCGGCAATACCTTTGCCAGTACCTTCGACATGCGCCCGCAGACCGCGGTGTTGCTGGGCGCGGTGATCATCATGGTGTACACGCTGCTGGGCGGGTTCTGGGCGGTCAGCGTGACCGATACGGTCCAGGGACTGCTGATGGCGGTGACGGCCATCGTCCTGCCGGTTGCGGCCCTGGTGGCCGTGGGCGGGCCGGCGGGACTGGTCCAGGCGTTGCAACAGCAGCCGCCGGAGTACCTGTCATGGACGGGCGGCGCGCGTGGGATCACGGCCCTGCTGGTGATCGGTGGCGCCCTCGGCATCGGTTTCGGGACCTATGGCCAGCCACACTTGCTGGTTCGCTTCATGGCGCTGCGAGACGCGCGGGCGTTGCGCCAGGCGCGCGCCATCACCATCGCCTGGTATGCCATCGTGTTCACCGGCATGTGTGTGCTGGGCCTGGCCGGGCGGGTGCTGGTGGCGGACGCGACCAACCCGGAGACCGTATTCTTTACCCTGACCGCGGAGTTGTTTCCGCCGGTGGTCGCGGCCGTGCTGCTGGCGGCCGTGCTGTCGGCCATCATGTCGACGGCCGACAGCCAGTTGCTAGTGGCGGCATCCGCGGTCGCTCACGACCTGGATCCGTCACGGGGTAAGGCCGGGCGCGCGTTGATGCGGTCACGCCTGGCGATTGTTGTCATTGTCGTTGCCGCCGTGCTGGTGGCGTTATACCTCCCAGAGAAGATTTTCAGCCGCGTGCTGTTCGCATGGAATGCCCTGGGCGCGGCCTTCGGGCCCGTGGTGTTCCTGCGCCTGGCGGGCTGGCCCTTGCGCCCGGGTGGTGTGCTGGCGTCCATGCTGGCCGGCTTCGGCTTCTCGGTGGCGTTTTACCTGCTGCCCAATGCGCCGGGTGACGCGCTGGAGCGGCTGGCGCCATTCTTTATTGCCCTGGCCATCGCGCTGGCGGCGCGGCGGCGTGGCTGA
- a CDS encoding hydroxymethylglutaryl-CoA lyase, producing MNDRVIVNDVGPRDGLQNQARHLAPADRVRLVRALLHAGMDHVETAAFVSPKAVPAMAGAAEIVAELAGTDATLSVLVPNMKGYELALAAGARVMVMVVYATDGMARANVGRDRAEVDAATADILARAREDGVRVLTTISVSFECPFEGAVPAAVVHDAADRMLALGAERFVVADTIGAAAPDAVSAMMGDMVGRHGADRLGCHFHDTRALGLANVYAAAQAGVRYFDASIAGLGGCPFAPGATGNVATEDVVMLLQRLGLDTGIDMAGLLAASRLADELTGTAPGGRARAWLTQAYADGAG from the coding sequence ATGAATGACCGGGTCATCGTTAACGATGTCGGCCCCAGGGACGGCCTGCAGAACCAGGCTCGCCACCTGGCGCCGGCGGACCGGGTCCGGCTGGTCCGGGCGCTTCTGCACGCGGGCATGGACCATGTCGAGACCGCGGCCTTCGTCTCGCCAAAGGCAGTGCCAGCCATGGCCGGTGCGGCCGAGATCGTTGCCGAACTCGCCGGCACCGACGCGACCCTGTCAGTGCTGGTTCCCAACATGAAGGGCTACGAGCTGGCGCTGGCGGCCGGCGCGCGGGTCATGGTCATGGTGGTCTACGCCACCGACGGCATGGCGCGGGCCAATGTCGGGCGTGATCGTGCCGAGGTCGACGCGGCGACGGCGGATATCCTGGCAAGGGCGCGCGAGGATGGCGTCCGAGTGCTGACGACGATCTCGGTGTCGTTCGAGTGTCCATTCGAAGGCGCGGTGCCGGCCGCCGTGGTTCATGATGCCGCCGATCGAATGCTGGCACTGGGTGCCGAGCGGTTCGTCGTCGCCGATACCATCGGCGCTGCCGCGCCGGACGCGGTCAGCGCGATGATGGGCGACATGGTCGGGCGACACGGCGCGGATCGCCTGGGGTGCCACTTCCACGACACCCGGGCGCTGGGCCTGGCCAATGTCTACGCCGCGGCCCAGGCCGGTGTGCGCTACTTCGACGCCTCGATCGCCGGCCTGGGGGGCTGTCCCTTTGCCCCCGGTGCGACTGGCAACGTGGCCACCGAGGACGTGGTCATGCTGCTGCAGCGCCTGGGCCTGGATACCGGCATCGACATGGCCGGGTTGCTGGCGGCATCGCGCCTTGCCGATGAGCTGACCGGGACGGCGCCCGGCGGACGCGCGCGAGCCTGGCTGACGCAGGCGTACGCGGACGGGGCAGGGTGA
- a CDS encoding LysM peptidoglycan-binding domain-containing protein, with the protein MGLFDSLKKALGGGAAEPETVKGPSMVLREAGIDPSGLDFDIRGDGSLAVSGHVASQADADRIVELLDGIPQVSGVENKLVVGAPPAPDPVPEAPAPEPPVTSVADVASPEAEPVSADAAPAGMEAPADTADAATGRTYTVQAGDSLWKIAEAMYGSGARYTAIFEANRDILDDPDRIHPGQELKIPDLED; encoded by the coding sequence ATGGGTTTATTTGATTCGTTGAAAAAGGCACTGGGTGGCGGCGCCGCCGAACCGGAAACGGTCAAGGGGCCTTCCATGGTCCTGCGCGAAGCGGGTATCGATCCTTCAGGACTCGATTTCGACATTCGCGGTGATGGTAGCCTGGCGGTCAGCGGTCACGTGGCCAGCCAGGCCGATGCCGACCGCATCGTCGAGCTGCTGGACGGCATTCCCCAGGTCAGCGGTGTCGAGAACAAGCTGGTCGTGGGCGCGCCGCCCGCGCCCGACCCGGTCCCCGAGGCGCCGGCCCCCGAGCCACCCGTGACTTCGGTTGCCGATGTGGCGTCTCCCGAAGCCGAGCCGGTCAGCGCCGATGCCGCACCCGCTGGCATGGAGGCCCCGGCGGACACCGCCGATGCCGCCACCGGCCGGACCTACACCGTGCAGGCCGGTGACAGCCTGTGGAAAATTGCCGAGGCCATGTATGGCAGCGGTGCGCGGTACACGGCCATCTTCGAGGCCAACCGCGACATCCTGGACGACCCGGATCGCATTCACCCGGGCCAGGAACTCAAGATCCCGGATCTCGAAGACTGA
- a CDS encoding dodecin family protein, with the protein MSIAKITEIKAASTVSFDDAIKQGVARANATLDKVKGAWVAGQDVTVEDGEITEYRVLLKVTFILN; encoded by the coding sequence ATGTCCATTGCCAAGATCACTGAAATCAAGGCCGCATCCACGGTCAGCTTCGACGACGCCATCAAGCAGGGCGTGGCTCGCGCCAACGCGACGCTCGACAAGGTCAAGGGCGCCTGGGTTGCCGGCCAGGATGTCACCGTCGAGGACGGCGAGATCACCGAGTACCGGGTGCTCCTGAAAGTCACCTTCATTCTCAACTAG
- a CDS encoding 2OG-Fe(II) oxygenase: protein MGQDHTASGAAPVAVPEMVSAEVLERADALGQAFRTASPFRHVAVDGFFRPEVATELLAAFPAFDEKLAMNENGQVGGKAVNEKVTGLGPVYQRLDQLVSSREFRDLVSQLTGIPDLQYDPYYFGGGTHENLHGQGLDAHVDFNFHPKTRQHRRLNMIFYLTEEWQDEWGGSIQLHRDPHLPPSQDEIVTITPLFNRCVIFETTETSWHGFPRIELPEDKRGLSRKSFALYYYTETRPAEELGPEHSTIYVEQHLPESWQPGITLDGEQLQHVRNLIASRDQHLTRLYEDIKRINTELNALKESRGIQAPPGVAPETGEPVATEDDAERSAEQRLEALEAALGRREAEAARLAMRVRELESSTSWRVTRPLRGFKRLISGQR, encoded by the coding sequence ATGGGCCAGGATCACACAGCATCAGGTGCGGCGCCCGTGGCGGTGCCGGAGATGGTTTCCGCCGAGGTGCTGGAACGCGCCGACGCGCTCGGCCAGGCGTTTCGAACGGCCAGCCCGTTCCGGCACGTGGCCGTCGATGGCTTTTTCCGCCCCGAGGTGGCCACGGAACTGCTGGCCGCCTTCCCGGCTTTCGACGAAAAGCTGGCCATGAACGAGAACGGCCAGGTGGGCGGCAAGGCGGTCAACGAGAAAGTGACCGGCCTGGGCCCGGTCTACCAGCGCCTGGACCAGCTGGTGAGCAGCCGCGAGTTCCGCGACCTGGTCAGCCAGCTGACCGGCATCCCGGACCTGCAGTACGACCCATACTACTTTGGCGGTGGCACGCACGAGAACCTGCATGGCCAGGGGCTGGACGCGCACGTGGATTTCAACTTCCACCCGAAGACGCGCCAGCACCGTCGCCTGAACATGATCTTCTACCTGACCGAGGAATGGCAGGACGAGTGGGGTGGTTCGATCCAGTTGCACCGCGACCCGCACCTGCCGCCGTCGCAGGACGAGATCGTCACCATCACGCCGCTGTTCAACCGCTGCGTGATTTTCGAGACCACCGAGACGTCGTGGCATGGCTTTCCGCGCATCGAACTGCCGGAAGACAAGCGCGGGCTGTCGCGCAAGAGTTTCGCGCTGTACTACTACACGGAAACCCGTCCGGCGGAAGAACTGGGGCCCGAACATTCCACCATCTACGTGGAGCAGCACCTGCCGGAGAGCTGGCAGCCGGGCATCACCCTGGATGGTGAGCAGCTGCAGCACGTGCGCAACCTGATCGCCAGCCGCGACCAGCACCTGACGCGGTTGTACGAAGACATCAAGCGCATCAACACCGAGCTGAACGCGCTGAAGGAATCACGCGGCATACAGGCACCGCCGGGCGTGGCGCCGGAAACCGGCGAGCCGGTCGCGACCGAAGACGATGCCGAGCGCTCGGCCGAGCAGCGCCTGGAGGCGCTGGAGGCGGCCCTGGGCCGGCGTGAGGCCGAAGCGGCACGGCTGGCGATGCGGGTGCGTGAGCTCGAATCATCGACGTCGTGGAGAGTGACGCGGCCGCTGCGGGGCTTCAAACGACTGATTTCCGGGCAGCGGTAA
- a CDS encoding YidB family protein — MDLMEMGAQMIAEKLGVDIDPATVQAALSGVMGDGKGGLDLSKVAAQMANSGSFGSVLESWLGDGDNASISATGIEDLFGKAQLSQLAGALGAGEQDLAGTLSQVLPQIMDKASQGGALKDEFAGGQGGDIGSLLNAAKSFLG, encoded by the coding sequence ATGGACCTAATGGAAATGGGCGCACAAATGATCGCCGAGAAACTGGGCGTGGATATCGACCCTGCCACCGTGCAGGCGGCGCTTTCGGGCGTAATGGGTGATGGCAAGGGCGGTCTCGACCTGTCGAAGGTGGCCGCGCAGATGGCCAACAGCGGCAGTTTCGGCAGCGTGCTGGAATCTTGGCTGGGTGACGGCGACAACGCATCGATATCGGCGACCGGCATCGAAGACCTGTTTGGCAAGGCGCAGCTGTCGCAGTTGGCTGGGGCCCTGGGCGCCGGTGAGCAGGACCTGGCCGGCACGCTGTCCCAGGTGCTGCCGCAGATCATGGACAAGGCCAGCCAGGGTGGTGCATTGAAGGACGAGTTTGCCGGCGGCCAGGGCGGCGATATCGGCAGCCTGCTGAATGCCGCCAAGTCGTTTCTTGGGTAA
- the tadA gene encoding tRNA adenosine(34) deaminase TadA, whose translation MTPGDEQWMREAMALARLAESEGEVPVGAVVVQDGEVVGRGWNRTIGLNDPSAHAEIMAMREAGRALGNYRLPGCELYVTLEPCCMCAGAIVHARVARVVFAAPDPKTGAAGGAFDLLPHPQHNHQLIVEGGLLEDESAALLRGFFRARRGGGAALAVEDDSAGSADPGVEPEAQQVEAGDAQDAENRQP comes from the coding sequence ATGACGCCAGGCGACGAGCAGTGGATGCGCGAGGCCATGGCGTTGGCGCGCCTTGCCGAGTCCGAGGGCGAGGTCCCCGTGGGCGCCGTGGTGGTGCAGGACGGCGAGGTCGTCGGCCGTGGCTGGAACCGCACCATCGGCCTGAACGACCCCAGCGCGCATGCCGAGATCATGGCCATGCGCGAAGCAGGGCGGGCCCTGGGCAACTACCGACTGCCGGGCTGCGAGCTGTACGTCACGCTGGAGCCCTGCTGCATGTGCGCCGGAGCCATCGTCCACGCGCGGGTGGCCCGTGTGGTGTTCGCCGCCCCCGACCCCAAGACCGGGGCGGCCGGTGGCGCGTTTGACCTGTTGCCACACCCGCAACACAACCACCAACTCATCGTCGAAGGCGGATTGCTGGAGGACGAGAGCGCGGCGTTGTTGCGTGGGTTCTTTCGCGCCCGGCGTGGCGGTGGTGCGGCACTGGCCGTGGAGGACGATTCAGCCGGTTCAGCCGATCCAGGCGTCGAGCCCGAAGCGCAGCAGGTTGAGGCCGGCGACGCCCAGGACGCAGAGAATCGCCAGCCGTAG
- a CDS encoding aldehyde dehydrogenase family protein, with protein MSVKDIFETMDYGHAPESTAEAEAWLAARDSRLEHFINGEWRAPATGEYFKTRSPARAVDLADVADGDAADVDAAVAAARAAQPAWAALDGFERARYLYAIARKVQKHSRLLAVLEALDNGKPIRETRDIDIPLVARHFYHHAGWAQLMDTEMAGYQAVGVVGQIIPWNFPLLMAAWKIAPALAMGNTVVLKPAEYTPLTAALLAELCRDVGLPPGVLNVVLGDHKAGQALVEHDDVDKIAFTGSTEVGRLLRRATAGTGKKLTLELGGKSPFIVYEDADLDSVVEGLVDAIWFNQGQVCCAGSRMLVQESVAPALLEKVRARMAKLVIGDSLDKSIDIGAVVDPVQHERISELVALGREEGAEVWQPELDMPAEGCFYPPTLLTGVEPAATLAQEEIFGPVLVSMSFRTPAEAVELANNSRYGLAASVWTENINLALDVAPKLKAGTVWVNCTNQFDAAAGFGGYRESGFGREGGKEGLYEYVRADWETALSNTPVYPVVEPADPVPPSQGGPMDIDRTAKLYIGGRQQRPDGGYSLPVHDAAGQFVAEIPAGNRKDIRNAVEAAAKSPGWSTTTAHNRAQVLYYIAENLAARGDEFTGLLARLSGHDADAARGELETCVRRVFHYAAMTDKYDGRVHATPARNVTLAMREPLGVLGVVAPEEAGLVGLVSTVMPALAMGNRVVLVPSLRYSPLATSLYQVLDTSDLPGGALNIVTGEREPLARELATHLGLEGLWYWGDAEGSAFVEKAAAESMKRTWVNHGRYHDWFDAEQGQGEEFLRHAVEIKNIWVPYGE; from the coding sequence ATGAGCGTCAAGGACATTTTTGAAACCATGGACTACGGCCATGCGCCGGAGTCGACGGCCGAGGCGGAGGCCTGGCTGGCCGCGCGTGACAGCCGCCTGGAACACTTCATCAACGGCGAGTGGCGGGCGCCCGCCACCGGCGAGTATTTCAAGACCCGGTCGCCGGCCCGTGCCGTGGACCTGGCCGATGTCGCCGATGGTGACGCCGCCGATGTCGACGCCGCGGTGGCGGCGGCCCGCGCGGCGCAGCCGGCCTGGGCCGCGCTGGACGGCTTCGAGCGTGCCCGCTACCTGTACGCCATCGCCCGCAAGGTGCAGAAGCACTCGCGGCTGCTGGCGGTGCTGGAGGCGCTGGACAACGGCAAGCCGATCCGCGAGACGCGTGATATCGACATCCCGCTGGTCGCGCGGCATTTCTATCACCATGCCGGCTGGGCGCAGCTGATGGACACCGAAATGGCGGGCTACCAGGCGGTGGGCGTGGTCGGCCAGATCATTCCGTGGAACTTCCCGCTGCTGATGGCGGCATGGAAGATCGCGCCGGCGCTGGCCATGGGTAATACCGTGGTGCTGAAGCCGGCCGAGTACACGCCGCTGACCGCCGCCCTGCTGGCGGAGCTGTGTCGTGACGTGGGGCTGCCACCGGGCGTACTGAACGTGGTCCTGGGGGACCACAAGGCCGGCCAGGCGCTGGTGGAACACGATGACGTCGACAAAATCGCCTTTACCGGCTCCACAGAGGTCGGCCGCCTGCTGCGGCGCGCCACCGCCGGCACGGGTAAAAAACTCACACTGGAACTGGGTGGCAAGTCGCCCTTTATCGTTTACGAAGACGCCGACCTGGACAGCGTCGTCGAGGGGCTGGTCGACGCCATCTGGTTTAACCAGGGGCAGGTCTGCTGCGCCGGCTCGCGCATGCTGGTGCAGGAGTCCGTGGCGCCGGCGCTGCTGGAGAAGGTCCGCGCGCGCATGGCCAAGCTGGTGATCGGCGACTCGCTCGACAAGAGCATTGATATCGGCGCCGTGGTCGACCCGGTGCAGCATGAGCGCATCAGCGAGCTGGTAGCGCTGGGCCGCGAAGAGGGCGCCGAGGTCTGGCAGCCGGAGCTGGACATGCCGGCCGAGGGCTGTTTTTACCCGCCGACGCTGTTGACCGGCGTCGAGCCCGCGGCGACGCTGGCGCAGGAAGAGATTTTTGGCCCGGTGCTGGTCAGCATGAGCTTCCGTACGCCGGCCGAGGCCGTGGAACTGGCCAACAACAGCCGCTACGGCCTGGCGGCCAGCGTCTGGACCGAGAACATCAACCTGGCCCTGGACGTGGCGCCCAAACTGAAGGCCGGCACGGTATGGGTGAACTGCACCAACCAGTTCGATGCCGCGGCCGGGTTCGGTGGCTATCGCGAATCCGGCTTCGGCCGCGAGGGCGGCAAGGAAGGCCTGTACGAATACGTGCGCGCGGACTGGGAGACGGCGCTGTCGAATACACCGGTCTACCCGGTGGTGGAGCCGGCTGACCCGGTGCCGCCGTCACAGGGCGGGCCGATGGACATCGACCGCACCGCCAAGCTCTATATCGGCGGCCGGCAGCAGCGGCCCGATGGCGGCTACTCGCTGCCCGTGCACGATGCAGCGGGCCAGTTCGTGGCGGAGATTCCGGCCGGCAACCGCAAGGACATCCGCAACGCCGTCGAGGCGGCGGCCAAGTCGCCTGGCTGGTCGACCACCACCGCTCACAACCGCGCACAGGTGCTGTATTACATCGCCGAAAACCTGGCGGCCCGGGGCGATGAATTCACGGGCCTGCTTGCGCGCCTGTCGGGCCATGATGCGGATGCTGCCCGGGGCGAGCTCGAAACCTGTGTCCGGCGCGTCTTTCATTACGCTGCAATGACCGACAAGTACGATGGCCGCGTTCACGCCACGCCGGCGCGCAACGTCACGCTGGCGATGCGCGAGCCGCTGGGCGTGCTGGGCGTGGTGGCGCCGGAAGAGGCGGGCCTGGTGGGCCTGGTCTCGACGGTGATGCCGGCGCTGGCCATGGGCAACCGGGTCGTGCTGGTGCCATCGCTGCGCTATTCACCCCTGGCCACGTCCCTGTACCAGGTACTGGACACGTCCGACCTGCCAGGTGGCGCCCTCAACATCGTCACCGGCGAACGCGAGCCGCTGGCCCGCGAGCTGGCCACGCACCTGGGCCTCGAGGGCCTGTGGTACTGGGGCGACGCCGAGGGCAGCGCCTTCGTCGAAAAAGCCGCGGCCGAGTCGATGAAACGCACCTGGGTCAACCACGGCCGCTACCACGACTGGTTCGACGCCGAGCAGGGGCAGGGCGAGGAGTTCCTGCGCCACGCGGTGGAGATCAAGAATATCTGGGTCCCCTATGGGGAGTAG
- a CDS encoding DUF411 domain-containing protein, producing MNVLKRRLFACSLALVAASVLVASTGLASEASTEAANTMVVYKSPTCGCCVKWVDHVEAAGFTATTEHPADLLALKDDKGIPARSRSCHTGVTPSGYVFEGHVPARFILQFLADPPANAIGLAVPAMPVGSPGMEVGDRFMPYDVQLLMADGTTTVFARVETAADQYPSTAGS from the coding sequence ATGAACGTACTGAAACGCCGGTTGTTTGCCTGCTCACTGGCCCTGGTCGCCGCGTCCGTCCTTGTGGCATCAACCGGCCTGGCCAGTGAAGCCAGCACCGAAGCCGCTAACACCATGGTGGTGTACAAGAGCCCCACCTGTGGCTGCTGCGTCAAGTGGGTGGATCACGTGGAGGCCGCCGGGTTCACGGCCACCACGGAGCACCCGGCGGACCTGCTGGCGCTGAAGGACGACAAGGGTATCCCGGCCCGCAGCCGTTCCTGCCACACCGGCGTTACACCGTCGGGCTACGTGTTCGAGGGTCACGTGCCCGCGCGCTTTATCCTGCAGTTCCTCGCCGACCCGCCGGCCAATGCGATCGGCCTGGCCGTGCCGGCCATGCCCGTCGGCAGCCCTGGCATGGAGGTGGGCGACCGGTTCATGCCCTACGATGTGCAACTGCTGATGGCCGACGGCACGACCACGGTGTTCGCCCGCGTCGAAACCGCGGCGGACCAGTACCCGTCCACCGCCGGATCCTGA
- a CDS encoding ArsR/SmtB family transcription factor: protein MEINEATRAFSALAQDSRLAAFRRLVQAGPEGLPSGDLARELGVPANTLSTHLSILANAGLVSSRREGRNVFYQADFQGVRRMLDYLLEDCCQGAPEVCGPLLDRLQSPS from the coding sequence ATGGAAATAAATGAAGCCACACGCGCATTCTCGGCGCTGGCCCAGGACAGCCGGCTGGCGGCCTTTCGGCGACTGGTCCAGGCCGGCCCCGAGGGCCTGCCTTCGGGCGACCTGGCTCGCGAGCTGGGCGTGCCCGCCAACACCCTGTCCACCCACCTGTCGATCCTCGCCAACGCGGGGCTGGTGAGTTCACGCAGGGAAGGGCGCAACGTGTTCTACCAGGCCGATTTCCAGGGTGTCCGGCGGATGCTGGACTACCTGCTCGAAGACTGTTGCCAGGGCGCGCCGGAAGTGTGCGGGCCACTGCTTGACCGACTGCAATCCCCTTCATGA
- the deoC gene encoding deoxyribose-phosphate aldolase, whose protein sequence is MTNVFSIRASDPAPDQGLERNPGMGFDPACFDRLRINRSAVERRAATLPARRSVKKDHQAAWLLKAISCIDLTTLAGDDTPGKVRRLCHKAMRPVRADILEGLGVSGLNLTVGAVCVYHNFIETAVDTLAGSGIPVAAVSTGFPAGQIPLELKLAEIEASVKAGAKEIDIVISRAKVLTGDWRGLYEEMRAYREACGDAHVKAILATGELATLTNVARASWVCMQAGADFIKTSTGKESVNATLPFSLVMTRAIRDYHRLTGYKVGYKPAGGISTAKDALAYLVLIREELGRDWLDPHLFRFGASSLLGDIERQLEHHLTGAYSAAHRHPMS, encoded by the coding sequence GTGACCAACGTCTTTTCCATCCGCGCGTCCGACCCGGCGCCGGACCAAGGCCTGGAGCGGAACCCCGGCATGGGGTTCGACCCGGCCTGCTTCGATCGCCTGCGGATCAACCGCAGCGCCGTGGAGCGCCGCGCGGCGACACTGCCCGCCAGGCGTTCCGTGAAGAAAGACCACCAGGCGGCCTGGCTGCTGAAAGCGATCAGCTGCATCGACCTGACCACGCTGGCCGGCGATGACACCCCCGGCAAGGTGCGGCGGCTCTGTCACAAGGCCATGCGGCCGGTGCGCGCCGATATCCTGGAAGGCCTGGGGGTTTCAGGCCTGAACCTGACCGTCGGCGCCGTCTGCGTCTACCACAACTTCATTGAAACGGCCGTCGACACGCTGGCCGGCTCGGGCATTCCCGTGGCCGCCGTGTCGACCGGCTTTCCCGCCGGGCAGATCCCGCTGGAGCTGAAGCTGGCGGAAATCGAGGCCTCGGTAAAGGCCGGCGCGAAGGAAATCGACATCGTCATTTCCCGTGCCAAGGTGCTGACCGGCGACTGGCGCGGCCTGTACGAGGAAATGCGCGCCTACCGCGAGGCCTGCGGCGACGCGCACGTGAAGGCCATCCTGGCCACCGGCGAACTGGCCACGCTGACCAACGTCGCCCGGGCCAGCTGGGTGTGCATGCAGGCCGGCGCCGACTTCATCAAGACCAGTACCGGCAAGGAGTCGGTCAACGCCACGCTGCCGTTCAGCCTGGTCATGACCCGCGCGATTCGCGACTACCACCGCCTGACCGGCTACAAGGTGGGTTACAAGCCGGCCGGCGGCATCAGCACGGCCAAGGACGCGCTGGCCTACCTGGTGCTGATCCGCGAGGAACTGGGCCGCGACTGGCTGGACCCGCACCTGTTCCGCTTTGGCGCCAGCAGCCTGCTGGGCGATATCGAGCGGCAGCTGGAGCACCACCTGACCGGCGCCTATTCCGCCGCCCACCGCCACCCCATGAGCTGA